Within Candidatus Obscuribacterales bacterium, the genomic segment GTTGGTTTCCTCATGATCGAGCCCGCCGACTAGTTTTACCAAGGAGTCCCCCATGGCTGAAGATCGTCACGTTTCCCGACCCTCCATCACCGCCATCCCCCGCAAACTTCTCATCGCCATCCTGGCCGGCCTACTCCTCGTCGGCGGTGGCACCATCTGGTGGCGCATGGCCACCTTCCAACCAACCGAAACGACCGTCCAAGATCCTGACCCCGACACCGTTACCCCCGACCCCGCTCAGGAGATTGAAACCCAAGCCTACCTGCTCACCCTCGACGGCGACGCCATCCTGCTCAGCCCCAGCGCGATCACAATTCCAGATGGCGACCCCGAAACAGTTTTAACCAGCACCTTCGAGCAACTGTTATCCGGCAATCTCAACACCGA encodes:
- a CDS encoding GerMN domain-containing protein, with translation MAEDRHVSRPSITAIPRKLLIAILAGLLLVGGGTIWWRMATFQPTETTVQDPDPDTVTPDPAQEIETQAYLLTLDGDAILLSPSAITIPDGDPETVLTSTFEQLLSGNLNTDNVFTAIPEGTTLQSLSVEDDGVYLSLSPEFTQGGGSASMQGRLGQVIYTATSLDADAAVWISVDGEPLELLGGEGLIVDQPMTRTDFDENFSL